The DNA window GCTGATCGGTTTCTACGATTCAGTGACGGAGGCGGCTCAGCGTGTCGCGTCGCAGTTTGGGGTGCAGGCGTTCCCCAGCTACGAGGCGATGCTCGAACAGGTGGACATGGTGGACATCTGCACACCGACACCGACCCATCTGGAACTGGTGCTGAAAGCCGCCAGTGCGGGCAAGCACATCCTGTGCGAAAAGCCGTTAGGGCGCACCCTGCCACAGTGCGAGCAGATGATCGAAGCCGCCAGCAAAGCGGGCGTGACGCTGATGCCTGCACAGGTGCTGCGCTTCTTCCCCGAGTTCAAGCAGGCGCGCGACCTGGTGCTGGCGGGCGCGGTGGGCAAGCCGGCCGCCATCCGCACGCGACGCGGCGGTCCATATCCTCGCGCTGCCAACGACTGGTATGCCGACTTCGAGCAGAGCGGTGGACCCATTCTGGACATGGTCATCCACGACTTCGACTGGCTGCGCTGGACGTTCGGCGAGGTGGAGCGTGTGTTCGCTAAGGCGCTGACTTTCAAGAAACTGGACCACATCGACTACGCCCTGATTACCCTGCGCCTGAAGAGCGGCGCGATTGCACACGTGGAGGCAAACTGGGCAGACCCCAGCGGGTTCAAAGTGGACTTCGAAATCGCGGGCGACGCGGGCATGATTGCCTTCGACAGCCGCTTCGCGATGCCGTTGATGGTGGCGAAACAGAATGCCGGTGGCGGTGGTGGAGGCGTGGCAGTGCCCGAAAGCCCGCTGGCGGAAGACCCCTACATGCTGGAGATTAAACACTTCGTGGACAGCGTGGAGGCAGGGCAGCAGCCCTCTATCACCGCAGTGGACGGCATGAAGGCGGTGGAGATTGCACTGGCGGCGATAGAGAGCGCACGCACAGGCAGGGTCATTCGGCTGGGAGGAGGTGCTTGAGATGGCAGTACGAATCGGCATGATGAGCTTTGCGCACATGCACGCCTATTCCTACGCGCACTGTGTGAAGCAGCTGGAAGCCGAGGGCAGGGCGCAGCTGGTAGGAGTGGCAGATGACGACCCGCAGCGCGGGCAACAGGTGGCACAGCAATACGGCACGCGCTTCTACGAGAGCTATGAAGCCCTGCTGGACGCCGGTATCGACGCCGTTATCGTCTGCCCGGAGAACGTCAAGCACCGTCCGCTCACCGAGATGGCGGCAAAAGCGGGCAAACATGTGCTGTGCGAGAAGCCCCTCGCCACCAGCAAAGCCGACGGCAGAGCGATGATCGAGGTCTGCAAGGCGAACGGTGTGCAGTTGATGACCGCGTTCCCCTGCCGCTTCAGCCCCTCCTACATCCGCCTCAAGCAGATGGTGGAGGCGGGCGAGCTGGGCGAGGTGCTGGCGATTCGAGGCACCAACCGAGGGCGCAACCCGGGAGGCTGGTTCATCGTGCCCGAACTCTCTGGCGGGGGCGCGGTGATCGACCACACGGTGCATGTGACCGACCTGTGCCGCGACCTGCTCAAGAGCGAGGTGGTGGAGGTCTACGCAGAAATCGGCAACGGCTTCTGCCACGGCGACTTCGACGATACCGGGATGCTGACGCTGACCTTCGCCAACGACGTGTTTGCCACGCTGGACTCCTCGTGGTCGCGCCCGAAGGTGTTCCCCACGTGGGGCGATGTCACCCTGCAGGTGGTGGGCACGAAGGGGCTGGTGTACATGGACATGTTCGCGCAGAACTCCACCCTGTACGACGACCGCAACATGCGCATCACCCTCGAACACTGGGGTTCC is part of the Bacillota bacterium genome and encodes:
- a CDS encoding Gfo/Idh/MocA family oxidoreductase encodes the protein MAVRIGMMSFAHMHAYSYAHCVKQLEAEGRAQLVGVADDDPQRGQQVAQQYGTRFYESYEALLDAGIDAVIVCPENVKHRPLTEMAAKAGKHVLCEKPLATSKADGRAMIEVCKANGVQLMTAFPCRFSPSYIRLKQMVEAGELGEVLAIRGTNRGRNPGGWFIVPELSGGGAVIDHTVHVTDLCRDLLKSEVVEVYAEIGNGFCHGDFDDTGMLTLTFANDVFATLDSSWSRPKVFPTWGDVTLQVVGTKGLVYMDMFAQNSTLYDDRNMRITLEHWGSSIDYGLVSAFVESVASGKPVPITGEDGLAAAEVAFAAYESAKRGEPVRLPLPE
- a CDS encoding Gfo/Idh/MocA family oxidoreductase, which encodes MLRVGIAGVGTMGRTHASAYAKLPNTRLIGFYDSVTEAAQRVASQFGVQAFPSYEAMLEQVDMVDICTPTPTHLELVLKAASAGKHILCEKPLGRTLPQCEQMIEAASKAGVTLMPAQVLRFFPEFKQARDLVLAGAVGKPAAIRTRRGGPYPRAANDWYADFEQSGGPILDMVIHDFDWLRWTFGEVERVFAKALTFKKLDHIDYALITLRLKSGAIAHVEANWADPSGFKVDFEIAGDAGMIAFDSRFAMPLMVAKQNAGGGGGGVAVPESPLAEDPYMLEIKHFVDSVEAGQQPSITAVDGMKAVEIALAAIESARTGRVIRLGGGA